The DNA segment GCGTCGCCAGGGCGCAGGAAATAGCCGTGCAACGAATGCACATGCCGCGCTTCTTCGACGGTCTGGCTGGCTGCCGACAGCGACTGGCCCAAAACCTGGCCGCCGAACAGTTGGCGAAAACCCAAGTCCTGGCTGCGGCCGCGGAAGAGGTTTTCTTCAATCGGTTCCAGGGTCAGCAAGTCGACCAGATCTTCCAACACTTGGCTCATTCAAACTCTCCTCACACAAAGCAAAACCGCGCAGTCTTGGCTGCGGCGGGTAAAAACATCGGGCGGCCTGCCTATCCGTGCAGCGTATCCAACCATTGGGCGCGGGTGATGCGGTACAACACATGATGGCGCAGCGGATCGTCCGCCGCGAGCCTGGGATGCTGAAAATCTGCCGCCGGATCGTAATGCATACCGATGGCCTGCATGACTTTCTGCGACGGCAGGTTGGCCTCGGTGGTGAAGGCCACTATTTCTTCCAACTGCAAACGGTCAAAACCACAACGCAATGCAGTCCAGGCCGCTTCACTGGCAAAACCCAGGCCCCAGTGCTCGCGGGCAAGGCGCCAGCCAATCTCCACCGCCGGGGTGAAGTCGGCGTCAAAGCCGACATTCATCAACCCCGTCAGGCCGATAAATTCGCCGCTGTCCTTACGCTCCAGGGCCCACGCACCAAACCCATACTCGGCAAAATGCCCACGTATTCGCCCGATCAATGCCGCGCTTTCCAGGCGGTCCAGGGGTGCCGGGAAATAGCGCATCACCTGCGGGTCGGCGCACATCCGGGCAAACTCCGGCAAATCGCTGTCGCGCCATTGGCGCAACACCAGGCGCGCGCTTTCCAACTGCAGTATCGGCTCCATCGTTCCCCTCCCTTG comes from the Pseudomonas shahriarae genome and includes:
- a CDS encoding GNAT family N-acetyltransferase, which codes for MEPILQLESARLVLRQWRDSDLPEFARMCADPQVMRYFPAPLDRLESAALIGRIRGHFAEYGFGAWALERKDSGEFIGLTGLMNVGFDADFTPAVEIGWRLAREHWGLGFASEAAWTALRCGFDRLQLEEIVAFTTEANLPSQKVMQAIGMHYDPAADFQHPRLAADDPLRHHVLYRITRAQWLDTLHG